The Candidatus Sulfotelmatobacter sp. genomic interval GGTCCACCGAGCCGCCCATCGCGGCCGGCAGCGCTTCGAGCACGATCATGGCCTCGTGGAGCGCCCCTTCCTCGTAGCTCTCGTCGAGCACGAGGCCGCGCTCGATCAAAGCGCGTACCGCCGGGAGATCGGCGAGCATCTCGGGCTTGTCCTTGCCCATCGAGATCGCCGAGCCCCACGCCGCCGCCGTCCAGAACAGCATCGGCACGTCCCGTGATTCGATGCGCGCCGCGGCCTTGGCCGGATCGGTCTGGAGTCCCGAGCTGATGCCCTTGTAGCGAACCTCGAGCCCGCGCAGGCCGTAGTTGCGGGCGCGCAGGTAGAGCTTGTAGGCGCGCTGGTGGAGCTGCTCGGACCGCGCGTAGTCGCTGTTGACCAGCAAATCGCCCTCTGACTGAACGAACGCGTAAGAGTAGGCCGCGTAGCCCTTGCACAGATTGAGCAGCAGGCCCTGGTGCTCGGGCAGCGTCGAGAGCATCGACTCCATGGTCTTCAAGCCGAAGGGCAGCGCCGCCTCGATCAGATCGGGATCGTCGTCGGTGCCGAAGACGTCC includes:
- a CDS encoding TRAP transporter TatT component family protein, whose product is MRARPDTALPARFRAAFHVLALAILLSLPLALASCSINKFATKSVANSLTKGPDVFGTDDDPDLIEAALPFGLKTMESMLSTLPEHQGLLLNLCKGYAAYSYAFVQSEGDLLVNSDYARSEQLHQRAYKLYLRARNYGLRGLEVRYKGISSGLQTDPAKAAARIESRDVPMLFWTAAAWGSAISMGKDKPEMLADLPAVRALIERGLVLDESYEEGALHEAMIVLEALPAAMGGSVDRARQQFNRAVELSHGGKASPYVTMALSVSVMNQDRAEFRDLLGKALAVDPDKDPANRLETVVTQRKARSLLDRQDEFFVDDSSAPDSTKSKEK